The Salarias fasciatus chromosome 12, fSalaFa1.1, whole genome shotgun sequence DNA segment CCAAGCTGCTGCGGCGAGCGTTCGACCAGAAGCTGATCTTCACCATCGGCCGCTCCACCACCACCGGCAGGAACAACGTGGTCACCTGGAACGACATCCACCACAAAACATCCATGCATGGAGGACCGACTTGGTGAGCATCGCCGTCTTTTCACCGGGGTCATGTTGATTGATCACTAAATGGATGTGGATCTGAAACGGATCTGTGGTGAACGAGTCCAGGAGCTGAAGTGAACGGCGTACagtccacattaaaaaaacatctcgCACTTTATGACACTTAAATAATCCGTATAGTCCTGACCGGCTAAAaagtgtttggttgttttttttttttgaattgtgCATGTTCCATATATGTGAGTTTTCCAGATCCTGATCGGTCACagattctgtctctgtgttcacAGCTATGGATATCCAGATCCAGACTACTTACGCCGAGTCCGAGATGAGCTCAAGGCCAAGGGGATTGAATGACTTCTGCAGTTTGTCACTAATGATCCTGAAAGGCCTTCCAGACATTCCTTATGaacattttgtcattaaatGTGAACGTTTTCATAGTTTTGACCTTATATTGGATAATCTGTCGATCAGGGGAAATAGAATTAAGACCAGTTTGTATATCTagtgtttttcttgattttttttttcttcactgtattaaataatttgtgttttctgttctagTAAAATCATTTGGAGAACTGTTTGATGTGAGCGTTCAAGGTCTTTTTAAGCCGGTGATGCCCGTCCTGGGGGGTTAAGAACAGCCCACAAGTGGCTCTATGGCAAATGGTGAAAGTTTTAAAGAAAGCATTGATTGTATTCAATTTTTAATTCTTAGAGTGGCAGACAGAACAGTTAATGTTTCTGTGCTTGGTGGTTTGCGCAATTTCAATTTGACATTTAACTCTGGCGAATCATACTGTCTGTATTTTTGATTGAATAATTTAATCTTCAGATGATCACTGCAGTGTGGACATTCAATCCAAACAGGAATTAATCAAGAAACGTCTTCCTCTTTTACTCCGAGTGAAGTAGTGTTTGCATTAAAACCACTTTTTAAATGTGAGGTGGAATTATGTTTCCTGGATGTTCGACCATTTTGTACATGTATGGATTCAAACGGCAGCGGCTGCGTTCTGATCAGGCACTTCCAAACTCAGTTTATTTTCTCCGCTCAAACAAAGTACACAGACTGGAGGTCCCTTTATTTAGATAACATATATAATCTCTCATATTTCCATCTGTGACTTCCTCCCGTTCCCTTTGCTACATGTACAACGTCTTCCAAAATGATCAGAGGTGGCGTAGCAAAAGTTGTTAAAACAGATTAAACAAATGAAGACAACAGGCAATCATGAACTTAAGAGCAGAGGTACAGTTTGTTGTAAAAAGGCTTCAGAAAGCAAAGATGTCTGTGAATTGGTCCTGGTTCAGGGACACGAGCACACACAGGAGCATCTGGAATGTCAGTCCACCTCACCGCTCCAGGCTCGACCACAGACGGCGGCCATGATGGGGAGAaacgaaaagaaagaaaaaaaaactaacaaacgCAGAACTTGCTTTCAACGCATGCGTCAAGATTTTTGCTCAAGATGATTCCAAAGGACAGTAAATGCTCCGGTCAGGACGGTCTGACTTTCTGAAAGACAATCCGGGCGCCAGTTTGTGAAAGCTTTAGAACTGTCATATGAATCCTCGGACTCATCGAGTTAGACTGAACACATTCATTCAGAGCTCAGCTCATCCCGGCTGgttcctcagggctcagttTACACGACGGTTCAGGCGAGAAGGCACGGCTTTCCACCGTCGGCCCCGGATGGAGCCCGAGCGTTCGGTTTCCAGAGGCCAGGGATCGATGTCGTGTAAATGGCCCCCTGGGTATCCGAAAGGAGTTGTTGAGTTGCACATTATTTTTTGGGAGGCAGGAGCCGAAACATTTGAAACGAACGAATCAGGTCTAAACCAGGGGAGTCAAAACTGATTCGACCTCAGTGACTGCATGATAATCAATAATTCAATCATGAACACCAATGCATACAGATGTGACtacatgaatatttcatttaacatttttttgacagaaacTGAAAATTAATATTTATGAAGCTAATGTCAAATTTCAACATTAAGTCCTTTTAATTATGCTTcctaaaacacagtaaaaagtcaaaaatataATTTCTCTTTAATCAATTCCTGCAACTaaagaagctaaaaaaaaaaaaaaatcaaagtcatCTTTAATTCTCCAACCAGAAGCAGGCCTTCAGATTTTCTCTCGATTGTATTCTGCTTTGGCGCCTGAGGCTCAGCACTGCCACCCGCTGGCAGCTCACAGGACTACACCCGCTCAAGCCTGGAAACAGCTCTTCTCTTCTCATGCTGGCTTGACAGGTTGAGATGATAATGGAGCACTTTTACTTTTGTTagctctttcaaaataaaggccaGGTATCACAGCAGACCTACCGTCTTATCCTGCTTCATTCCTCCTggttcactgtattttttttaacctactGATCAATGACAATCTGCTGTGTGATGTTGAGCCTTCAGGTCATTTCCCTGCTTTAACACCCTTCATGACACTTTTTAGAAAGTCCACTCCCTGGAAGCAGAAAGGCCCCGGACCAGGCGTCTGCACCGAAGTACAAGTAACTTCCTGCCACCTTGAGggaaagtgaaaaaacaaaacgctgCATTCTGAAAGTCAAAATATTACAGAATCGAGAGATGTAACGATTAAAGACACCGCCCAGAAGAACTCCTCATGTTGAGGCTAAGACGGACAGTGGTGTCAAGACGTTCCAGTTTGACAGATAAAGCTAAAGAGAACCTGACAAGAAGAGCGTTTCAAACAACACGAAGGTCAACGCTAACGGCAAACTGCCATGATTCAAACGTTGAACTTTAAGATTAAAATCTTCTGACAGTTTGATTTTTTCtagtttatttcttttgtctAATTTCATTCTCAAACACTGGACTTCCACTGTACCTTTAAATTAAAGCGGGACGTTAATCTGGAGGGTTTGACTTGGTTGTGACATGAAGCCGCAGCGTGGCCCGGCTTGCAAGCCTGCTGGGGGCTTCTCTGGAGGTCAGAAGTGTCCGATGCTGGTCTGGATGGCACCACAATCACCGCCACAGCCATGCACTTGATCTGAGAGTAAACGGAATCCTAGTTATCGGCTGATCTTtcagaacctgcagcagaacacaccGTACCTCAGAGAAAAGAACCAATGATATGAATCTGCATCTGGATCCCCGCCCAGCCCAAACCAACCAGTCTTTGAAACGTCatacagttctttttttaaacaaatgtgaaGACGAAAGTGACACGCGGCCAGAAATCAAATCTGAGAGGAGCATGAGGTGTGAGAGAGCGGGCAGCCCGATCCCAGCGTCCAGGCAGGAAGTTCGCCGGAAGCCCGCCGAGTCCCCGCGTTGGAGTTAGTGTTCCCGTCCCGACCCCCagagcgcggcgcggcgccgtgGAGCCTCATTTAGTGAAAGCGGCCACGACGGCCCAGAGCAGCTCGTTGGCGTTGGCCTTCACGCTCTCCCCCTCGGGCTCCAGTTCCAGCAGCTGCCGCACTCTCTTCATGGCCAGGTCGTACTGGTCGTCCAGCAGCGGGGCGAAGGCGTTCTCCAGGACGTCCGACGAGTGCGCCAGGAAGATGAGCGCCAGCAGCCGCTTGTCCATTCGGTGGGGGTCGTTGACCCACTTGTCCAGCACGGCCTCCTGGACCTTCTTGATGAGCCGCTgcttgatgttgttgttggtcAGGGGGTGTGTGGTCATGTCAAAGAGCAAGAAGTTCTGCTTCTCCGTGGTGAGGACGCCTTTCTCCACAAGGTTCTTGGCCAGACGCTCACGCACGTTCCTCAGCTGATAGTGGAGCTTCAGGGGGTTCCACGTCTCTCCTGAAACAGCGGGCAGATGCGGGGGTTAGTCATTCGCGAACGGATTCTACCCGCGTGCGTTTTTCCGGGACGCAGGGAGAACTCACCGCTGAGCAGCTCGATCCAGCTCTGCACCGTCTCCGGCGGCTGCGTGtctttgatgtgttttaaagCTTCGTCCAAAAGCACGTCGCCGGTGGGGGCGTCAGATTTGCAGATCACCTGTGGATGGCGTGAAGGCAGCCGGttacacagctgcagcagttcaTTTAAACCCAATCACCATTCAGAAAGTCAACCCTGACTGGAACCAAACCACAAGTCAACAGTAGACCACAGTGACACTGCGCGTCCTAAACCTCAGGTTGGATTTGTTCCCTCGTTCAGGCCACTCGGCTTCACTTCAATGGAGTCGTGAATGAAGCCAAGCAGCAACGAGGGATACGATACGGCACCGCTGTGTAAACGAACACCCAAAACACGCTCAAAATGATCCGATTTTTAACGTTGCTCTGGTCGCCTGCTACAAGGCGCTACACGCGACGCTCAGGGTTGTTTATTCTAATGGGGCTAATGCTGGTGGCCATATCTATGGCCACATACCTACGCTTGAAGCTCCTGCTCCGTTCCACATCCGTAATACAACCAGTGTAAAATGGCCCCGAAGTACAAGAACATCTCAGCAGGTGTTCAATAGTATACACAATACACGCACTAACATGGCActaaaaaacaacagataatggtgaaaatgacaaacagctggaaataTACATACTAGGGGTGCAACGGTACAGATAACCCACGGTACGGTTCGTACCTCGGTTTTTTCGCCACGGTCTCAGTTCGGTACACATTTTGTGCATAAAGAGAACAACTTTTTGTCCCAAAAATATCCCTTTATTTTGCTCGTCAACAGAAACTGCATTTCAcagcaaacatgaacaaataaTATTGCTGGTGTACTGTATAATATCATGCGCCTCTCTCATGATAATAGATACTGAACATagtattttcaaataataaatatcCTCTTATTGCCTGACTGCTTGtcagtggtatgaaaaagtatctgaacctttgggaatttctcacatttctgcataaaatcaccatcaaatgtgatctgatctttgtcaaaatcacacagatgaaagaACAGTGTCTTCTTCAactaaaaccacccaaacatttatacgttttcatattttaatgaggatagcatgcaaacaatgacagaaggggGAAGAATAAGTAACTGAACCCTCTGCTTAAGGAGACtaaaaggaatactctgaagattttggacccaagCCCTATCCCGACCATTTaaacagtgagataagctcataaataccttttttgggGCCGTTTGTCCAGCCGCTGACTGCCAGCatttagcatcgtagttagcttagctcaactgcgggaggtgaagaggagacagagccagactgagaaagtggacaaaatcctccttccagtggtccaggggacggcgtattagcacgtgaagtaaatccgaatggttataaaacattttaaaagacgtgttttcttttcaatccgttaaaataacgttttgatacacacagacctgcgcatgcgcagtgctccgtggatccttccacggagcactgtgcatgcgcaggtctgtgtgtatcaaaacgttattttaacggattgaaaagaaaacacgtcttttaaaatgttttataaccattcggatttacttcacgtgctaatacgccgtcccctggaccactggaaggaggattttgtccacttttgtcagtccggctctgtctcctcttcacctcccgcagttgagctaagttaactacgatgctaacagctgggagccagcggctGGACGATGTGCACCATGGCTCGCTCAAAAGAGCTGTCTGAAGACCTGCGATCAAGAATTGTTGAGTTGTATAAAGCTGGGAAAGGATACAAAACCATCTCTAAAAGTCTGGATGTTCATCAATCGACAGTCAGAGAAGTCGTCTACAAATGGACAGAGTTTGGCACTGTTGCTTCTCTCCCAAGGAGTGGCCGTCCACCAAACATGACGCCAAGAGTTCAGCGCAGAATACTCAGAGAGGTAAAAAAGAACCCTAGACTGTCTGCTAAAGACTTACAGAAATCACTGGCACAGTCCAATATCTCTGTGCACACATCAATTATATGTAAAACAATGGCCAAGAATGGTGTTGATGGGAGGACTCCATGGAGGAAGCCACTGCTgtctaaaaaaaacattgttgctcGTTTAATGTTCTCAAAA contains these protein-coding regions:
- the LOC115398129 gene encoding Golgi phosphoprotein 3, translated to MTSLTQRSSGLVQRRTEASRSAADKERPTDQEDHEPRRGDEQDDDDSGDSKETRLTLMEEVLLLGLKDREGYTSFWNDCISSGLRGCMLIELALRGRLQLEACGMRRKSLLARKVICKSDAPTGDVLLDEALKHIKDTQPPETVQSWIELLSGETWNPLKLHYQLRNVRERLAKNLVEKGVLTTEKQNFLLFDMTTHPLTNNNIKQRLIKKVQEAVLDKWVNDPHRMDKRLLALIFLAHSSDVLENAFAPLLDDQYDLAMKRVRQLLELEPEGESVKANANELLWAVVAAFTK